A genomic region of Micromonospora sp. NBRC 110009 contains the following coding sequences:
- a CDS encoding response regulator transcription factor — MKERRVLVVEDERTIAESVAARLRAEGFTVDIAGDGPSAVDKFRAGQHDLVVLDVMLPGFDGLEVCRRIQADRPVPVLMLTARDDETDLLVGLAVGADDYLTKPFSMRELAARVHVLLRRMERVATTPPVTLRLGDIEISPAERRVVKDGAEVHLTPTEFDLLVHLAGRPRTVLPRERLLADVWGWAEGSGTRTVDSHVKALRRKLGADLIRTVHGVGYALEVPA; from the coding sequence ATGAAGGAACGCCGGGTACTGGTGGTCGAGGACGAACGGACCATCGCCGAGTCGGTCGCCGCCCGCCTGCGGGCGGAGGGCTTCACCGTGGACATCGCCGGTGACGGGCCGAGCGCCGTCGACAAGTTCCGGGCCGGGCAGCACGACCTCGTCGTCCTCGACGTCATGCTGCCCGGCTTCGACGGGCTGGAGGTGTGCCGGCGGATCCAGGCCGACCGCCCGGTGCCGGTGCTCATGCTCACCGCCCGCGACGACGAGACCGACCTGCTGGTCGGGCTGGCCGTCGGCGCGGACGACTACCTGACCAAGCCCTTCTCGATGCGGGAGCTGGCGGCCCGGGTACACGTGCTGCTGCGCCGGATGGAACGCGTGGCGACCACTCCTCCGGTCACCCTGCGGCTCGGCGACATCGAGATCAGCCCGGCCGAACGGCGGGTGGTCAAGGACGGTGCCGAGGTGCACCTGACGCCCACCGAGTTCGATCTGCTGGTGCACCTCGCCGGCCGCCCACGCACGGTGCTGCCCCGGGAGCGGCTGCTCGCCGACGTGTGGGGCTGGGCGGAGGGGTCCGGCACCCGTACCGTCGACAGCCACGTCAAGGCGCTGCGCCGCAAGCTCGGTGCGGACCTGATCCGGACGGTGCACGGCGTCGGGTACGCGCTGGAGGTTCCCGCGTGA
- a CDS encoding IS110 family RNA-guided transposase, translating to MTDHQFEVIGGVDTHADTHTAVVIDEVGRMHGHRQFPTTVAGYRALLAWMSDHGPVRSVGIEGTGSYGVGLARYLRAQGVHLVEVDRPNRKMRRRRGKSDPIDAEAAARAVLAGTATTTPKNRDGQVEAIRVIRVARTSAVKSRTAAINALVGMVRTAPEPLRTQLLDLRNSELIMTAAALRPALDIADPIAATKTAIRRLARRVIDLDREIRAADVDLQVLLKQAAPQLLELPGIGPEVAAQLLITAGDNPERIRDERAFAALCGVSPIPASSGRTDRHRLNRGGDRMANRALYIVAVNRMRCHPETLTYVERRREQGLSNRDISRCLKRYIARQVYPLILESLRIRPPSSTALAEL from the coding sequence ATGACAGATCACCAGTTCGAAGTCATCGGCGGCGTTGACACCCACGCCGATACCCACACCGCCGTGGTCATCGACGAGGTCGGCCGGATGCATGGCCATCGCCAGTTCCCCACCACGGTGGCCGGCTACCGGGCGCTGCTGGCGTGGATGAGCGACCACGGTCCGGTACGGTCGGTCGGGATCGAGGGCACTGGCAGCTACGGCGTCGGCCTGGCCCGCTACCTGCGCGCCCAGGGCGTGCATCTCGTGGAGGTCGACCGGCCCAACCGCAAGATGCGCCGCCGGCGTGGCAAGTCCGACCCGATCGACGCCGAGGCCGCCGCCCGGGCGGTGCTGGCCGGCACCGCGACCACCACCCCGAAGAACCGAGACGGGCAGGTGGAGGCCATCCGGGTCATCCGCGTGGCCCGCACCTCAGCGGTGAAGTCGCGCACCGCGGCGATCAACGCCCTGGTCGGCATGGTCCGCACCGCCCCGGAACCGCTGCGCACCCAACTCCTGGACCTGCGCAACTCGGAACTGATCATGACCGCTGCCGCGTTGCGGCCAGCCCTGGACATCGCCGACCCGATCGCGGCGACCAAGACCGCGATCCGTCGGCTGGCGCGTCGCGTCATCGACCTGGACCGCGAGATCCGGGCCGCCGACGTCGACCTGCAGGTCCTGCTCAAGCAGGCCGCCCCGCAGCTGCTGGAGTTGCCCGGAATCGGCCCCGAAGTCGCCGCGCAGCTGCTCATCACCGCCGGCGACAACCCGGAGCGGATCCGCGACGAACGGGCGTTCGCCGCACTCTGCGGGGTCTCACCCATCCCAGCCAGTTCCGGTCGCACCGACCGGCACCGCCTCAACCGAGGCGGGGACAGGATGGCCAACAGGGCGCTCTACATCGTCGCGGTCAACCGGATGCGCTGCCATCCCGAGACGCTGACCTACGTCGAGCGCCGACGCGAGCAAGGACTGAGCAACAGAGACATCTCCCGATGTCTGAAGCGGTACATCGCGCGTCAGGTCTACCCGCTGATCTTGGAATCCCTGCGGATCCGGCCCCCGTCATCCACAGCCCTCGCAGAGCTCTGA
- a CDS encoding DUF5701 family protein: MTGSAFDVAAEFDRQVHTLMEKGYPALAGMSAEQFGEVVAPLRGAALARASGLARPTEGRIPFLLVITRDLVPVEARIALTTLAGKRKPGILDRNFPAADLPRFDPIKELEVPAGPAYLLFDVDRGEEYRNLPPATALEQMTAQGRLPITIDEGLAFVTLHPPALASNRCFSLVGSRCGDKRVPALWISQGAPKLGWCWYGNPHTWLGSATAHPVRTGLE, encoded by the coding sequence GTGACCGGATCCGCGTTCGATGTCGCCGCCGAGTTCGACCGTCAGGTCCACACCCTGATGGAGAAGGGCTACCCGGCGTTGGCCGGAATGTCGGCCGAGCAGTTCGGCGAAGTCGTCGCCCCGCTGCGCGGAGCGGCCCTGGCTCGCGCGTCCGGCCTGGCCCGGCCGACCGAGGGGCGGATTCCGTTCCTCCTGGTGATCACTCGCGACCTGGTGCCGGTCGAGGCGCGGATCGCGCTGACCACGCTCGCCGGCAAGCGCAAACCCGGCATCCTCGACCGGAACTTCCCCGCCGCCGACCTCCCGAGGTTCGACCCGATCAAGGAGCTGGAGGTGCCGGCCGGGCCGGCGTACCTGCTCTTCGACGTGGACCGGGGCGAGGAGTACCGGAACCTCCCGCCCGCCACGGCGCTGGAGCAGATGACCGCCCAGGGCCGGCTGCCGATCACCATCGACGAGGGCCTGGCCTTCGTCACCCTGCATCCGCCGGCGCTGGCCAGCAACCGGTGCTTCTCGCTGGTCGGGTCGCGCTGCGGGGACAAGCGGGTGCCCGCCCTCTGGATCAGCCAGGGCGCGCCGAAGCTCGGCTGGTGCTGGTACGGCAACCCGCACACCTGGCTCGGCTCGGCCACCGCCCACCCGGTCCGCACCGGCCTGGAGTGA
- a CDS encoding prepilin peptidase, which translates to MLLPLVAAATLAGACWGLVLPGLVDRYAVEWPAGTPRPPWRRGCARCGAEAGWWRSSGACAECGLRPRPGRWITVPLAAGVCGAVAAAVGTTPALPAFLLLAAIAVPLALVDLKVLRLPDPLVGAALAGGTGLLIVASVAERDGAALLRAGVAALACGVGYSTLALLPGSQLGFGDVKLGAVLGLYLGWLGWFPVVAGVLLAPVLNLPLVIGLLMAGRAGRKTAVPYGPAMLVGAITATVLVALR; encoded by the coding sequence GTGCTGCTCCCGCTCGTGGCCGCGGCCACCCTTGCCGGCGCCTGCTGGGGGCTGGTGCTGCCCGGGCTGGTCGACCGGTACGCCGTCGAGTGGCCGGCCGGCACCCCACGACCGCCGTGGCGACGAGGGTGCGCGCGCTGTGGCGCGGAGGCCGGTTGGTGGCGGTCGTCGGGTGCCTGCGCCGAATGCGGTCTGCGGCCGCGACCTGGGCGGTGGATCACCGTCCCGCTCGCGGCCGGCGTGTGCGGGGCCGTCGCCGCCGCCGTCGGTACGACCCCCGCACTGCCGGCGTTCCTGCTGCTCGCCGCGATCGCCGTGCCGCTGGCCCTGGTCGACCTCAAGGTGCTCCGGCTGCCCGACCCACTGGTCGGCGCCGCCCTCGCCGGCGGGACGGGCCTCCTGATCGTCGCCTCGGTCGCGGAACGGGACGGGGCCGCGCTGCTCCGCGCCGGTGTCGCCGCGCTGGCCTGCGGTGTCGGCTATTCGACACTGGCGCTCCTGCCGGGATCCCAGCTCGGATTCGGCGACGTCAAGCTGGGCGCGGTGCTCGGGCTGTACCTCGGCTGGCTCGGCTGGTTCCCCGTCGTGGCCGGGGTGCTGCTCGCCCCCGTGCTCAACCTCCCGCTGGTGATTGGCCTGCTCATGGCGGGTCGGGCCGGTCGGAAGACGGCGGTGCCGTACGGTCCGGCGATGCTCGTCGGGGCGATCACCGCGACCGTTCTGGTCGCGCTGCGATAA
- a CDS encoding Flp family type IVb pilin, producing the protein MSDVISRIKSWFKRDDRGASAVEYALIVALVAGVIGGLVYVLGSRSGDMFQRACKELTTGSAPSNCTPRGTTQGQ; encoded by the coding sequence ATGAGCGATGTCATTTCCCGGATCAAGTCCTGGTTCAAGCGCGACGACCGCGGCGCCAGCGCCGTCGAGTACGCCCTGATCGTCGCCCTCGTCGCGGGCGTCATCGGTGGCCTCGTCTACGTGTTGGGTAGCCGCAGTGGCGACATGTTCCAGCGGGCCTGCAAGGAACTGACCACGGGCAGCGCGCCTTCGAACTGCACCCCCCGTGGCACAACCCAGGGCCAGTAG
- a CDS encoding TadE family protein yields MALVLPLLLVLIFGIIDFGRMLNRQIVLTEAARDAARVASFGGGAKARAERIGGKDVNVVVGDCADGAPDAEVTVTDKFSFVTPFGLIGGGFDGEVELTGKGVMPCQ; encoded by the coding sequence ATGGCCCTCGTACTGCCCCTGCTGTTGGTGCTGATCTTCGGGATCATCGACTTCGGACGGATGCTCAACAGGCAGATCGTGCTGACGGAGGCGGCCCGGGACGCAGCCCGGGTCGCCTCCTTCGGCGGCGGCGCGAAGGCCCGCGCCGAGCGCATCGGCGGGAAGGACGTCAACGTCGTCGTCGGCGACTGTGCGGACGGCGCCCCGGACGCAGAGGTAACCGTCACCGACAAGTTCAGCTTCGTGACGCCGTTCGGCCTGATCGGCGGCGGCTTCGACGGCGAGGTCGAGCTCACCGGCAAGGGAGTCATGCCGTGCCAGTGA
- a CDS encoding pilus assembly protein TadG-related protein gives MPVIRLLRARLTAAGADRGAVALTVGLLLSTGVLLGMAALVVDVGNLYVERGQLQNGADGGALRIGQLCATDPVGCSRSGTDLTVVAESYAERSANDDAAAATVCGRGGPLSACPAWQDRLTDCVGPPPESVDYVEVQTSTRTGDGSTVLPPFFAQAVVGGYQGAEVGACSRVAWGPPATANTLAMTISACDWNRYTGNGAFPPDVRSFPVYNEDASTTCPPGSGSAGGGPGGFRFLKDADDDCRTTSTIGDGRRANTGDSRPTSCRNKPLEDLVTAGRPILVPVFGEITGGGGNADYLVSGFAAFVITGWQLPGLDVPPTGGSLCDAGESCVYGYFTEMVVPGGGAIGGPDLGARVVAPIG, from the coding sequence GTGCCAGTGATCCGCCTCCTGCGGGCCCGCCTCACCGCGGCCGGTGCGGACCGCGGCGCGGTGGCGCTCACCGTCGGGTTGCTCCTCAGCACCGGGGTGCTGCTCGGCATGGCAGCCCTCGTCGTCGACGTGGGCAACCTCTACGTCGAGCGGGGTCAGCTGCAGAACGGCGCGGACGGCGGCGCGCTGCGGATCGGCCAGCTCTGCGCGACCGATCCGGTCGGCTGCTCCCGCTCCGGCACGGACCTGACGGTCGTGGCCGAGTCGTACGCCGAGCGCAGCGCGAACGATGACGCCGCCGCCGCCACCGTCTGCGGCCGGGGCGGCCCGCTGTCGGCGTGCCCGGCCTGGCAGGACCGACTCACCGACTGCGTCGGACCGCCACCGGAGTCGGTCGACTACGTGGAGGTGCAGACCAGCACCCGGACCGGCGACGGCTCCACGGTGCTCCCGCCGTTCTTCGCTCAGGCGGTGGTGGGCGGCTACCAGGGTGCGGAGGTGGGTGCCTGCTCCCGGGTCGCCTGGGGACCGCCGGCGACGGCGAACACCCTGGCGATGACCATCTCCGCCTGCGACTGGAACCGGTACACCGGCAACGGCGCCTTCCCGCCGGACGTGCGGTCCTTCCCGGTCTACAACGAAGACGCCTCCACGACCTGCCCGCCGGGGAGCGGCTCGGCCGGCGGTGGCCCTGGTGGATTCCGCTTCCTGAAGGACGCGGACGACGACTGCCGGACCACCTCGACCATCGGCGACGGCCGCCGGGCGAACACCGGCGACAGTCGGCCGACGAGTTGCCGGAACAAACCGCTGGAGGACCTGGTAACGGCAGGCCGCCCGATCCTGGTGCCCGTGTTCGGCGAGATCACGGGTGGCGGCGGCAACGCCGATTACCTCGTCTCCGGCTTCGCAGCGTTCGTCATCACCGGCTGGCAGCTGCCGGGCCTGGACGTACCGCCGACCGGTGGGTCGCTGTGCGACGCCGGCGAATCCTGCGTCTACGGCTACTTCACGGAGATGGTCGTGCCGGGCGGCGGCGCGATCGGCGGACCGGACCTGGGCGCGCGCGTGGTCGCCCCCATCGGCTGA
- the cpaB gene encoding Flp pilus assembly protein CpaB has product MARRIIPVLISLVLATVGTGAIMLYLRSADERAVEGKQARTVLVADRQIPAGTSGKVLRTKGYLRQVRMPVETLPEDALAQVTGNLDPLVTTAPVQRGQLILRAMFGTGGASGSGSGIPAGQMAVTARVRSAVFGPASLRPGARVAIFYTYTPADERKRDVVSGAGLEKGRDINSVTRLLMTDVEVISVGPAPTDGTGTAGTSGGGGSDELSVTFGLNQVDAERLAHAVALGGELNVGVLGDSSNVKPDSGVDNRSLFG; this is encoded by the coding sequence ATGGCCCGACGCATCATCCCGGTGCTGATCTCCCTCGTCCTGGCGACGGTGGGCACCGGCGCCATCATGCTCTACCTGCGTTCGGCCGACGAACGTGCCGTCGAGGGCAAGCAGGCCCGCACGGTGCTGGTCGCCGACCGGCAGATCCCGGCGGGCACCTCGGGGAAGGTGCTGCGCACCAAGGGATACCTCCGCCAGGTGCGGATGCCGGTGGAGACGCTCCCCGAGGACGCGCTGGCGCAGGTCACCGGCAACCTCGACCCGCTGGTCACCACCGCACCAGTGCAGCGGGGCCAGCTGATCCTGCGGGCGATGTTCGGCACCGGGGGCGCCAGCGGCAGCGGCTCGGGCATCCCGGCCGGGCAGATGGCGGTCACCGCCCGGGTGCGGTCGGCCGTGTTCGGCCCGGCCTCGCTGCGCCCCGGCGCCCGGGTGGCGATCTTCTACACGTACACCCCGGCGGACGAGCGGAAACGGGACGTGGTGTCGGGGGCGGGCCTGGAGAAGGGCCGCGACATCAACAGCGTCACCCGGCTGCTGATGACCGACGTCGAGGTGATCTCGGTCGGCCCGGCGCCGACGGACGGGACGGGTACGGCGGGCACCAGCGGGGGTGGGGGTTCGGATGAACTGTCCGTCACCTTCGGGTTGAACCAGGTCGACGCCGAGCGCCTGGCCCACGCGGTCGCGCTCGGCGGCGAGCTCAACGTCGGCGTGCTGGGCGACTCCTCGAACGTCAAGCCCGACTCGGGCGTCGACAACCGATCGCTGTTCGGGTAA
- a CDS encoding AAA family ATPase translates to MAILFEPHRQWSAHLASLLGTEVLTTSRLEDVERLLADQHSEPLVLFGPSTDAPLALNFAARQRLARPALGVLLLREKLDVETMGHALRAGVRDVVDAHDIAAVRAACTRSLEVSRDLVGAGTATRAVSEAKVVTVFSSKGGCGKSTLATNLAVALAEGGQRRVCLVDLDLAFGDVGIMLQLVPERSIADAVNARERIDPTLIRALLTSYAPGIEVLLAPVGPTDAERIGRDVVAQVLAATRTIADYVVVDTPPAFTEAVLAALDVSDFHVLVATPDVPALKNLRVAMDMLDLLELRKEARLVVLNRSDARVGLTGSDVERVLQTSIAVHIPSSRDVPASINRGVPIMVEKSGHPVSRAIRELAQERIADQAAQRNGRRLRERLGRAGNR, encoded by the coding sequence ATGGCCATCCTCTTCGAACCCCACCGGCAGTGGAGCGCCCACCTGGCCTCGCTGCTGGGCACCGAGGTGCTCACCACCAGCCGGCTTGAGGACGTGGAGCGCCTCCTCGCCGACCAGCACTCCGAGCCGCTGGTGCTCTTCGGCCCGAGCACCGACGCCCCGCTGGCGCTCAACTTCGCGGCCCGGCAGCGGCTCGCGCGACCCGCCCTGGGCGTCCTCCTGCTGCGCGAGAAGCTGGACGTGGAGACCATGGGCCACGCGCTGCGGGCCGGCGTACGGGACGTGGTCGACGCCCACGACATCGCCGCGGTGCGCGCGGCCTGCACCCGTTCGCTGGAGGTGTCCCGCGACCTCGTCGGTGCCGGTACGGCAACGCGGGCGGTCAGCGAGGCGAAGGTGGTCACGGTCTTCTCGTCCAAGGGTGGCTGCGGCAAGTCGACGCTGGCCACCAACCTGGCGGTGGCGCTGGCGGAGGGCGGCCAGCGGAGGGTCTGCCTGGTCGATCTGGACCTCGCCTTCGGCGATGTCGGGATCATGCTGCAACTCGTGCCCGAGCGGAGCATCGCCGACGCGGTGAACGCCCGGGAACGCATCGACCCCACGCTGATCCGCGCACTGCTGACGTCGTACGCGCCCGGGATCGAGGTGCTGCTCGCGCCGGTCGGCCCGACCGACGCCGAGCGGATCGGGCGGGACGTGGTCGCCCAGGTCCTCGCCGCCACCCGCACGATCGCCGACTACGTCGTGGTGGACACGCCGCCCGCGTTCACCGAGGCGGTGCTGGCCGCACTCGATGTCTCCGACTTCCACGTGCTCGTGGCGACACCGGACGTCCCCGCGCTGAAGAACCTGCGGGTCGCCATGGACATGCTCGATCTCCTCGAACTGCGGAAGGAGGCGCGACTCGTGGTCCTCAACCGCAGCGACGCCCGGGTCGGGCTGACCGGGAGCGACGTGGAACGGGTGCTCCAGACGTCGATCGCGGTGCACATCCCGTCCAGCCGGGACGTGCCGGCGTCGATCAACCGGGGGGTGCCGATCATGGTGGAGAAGTCGGGCCACCCGGTGAGCCGGGCCATCCGTGAGTTGGCGCAGGAACGGATCGCCGACCAGGCCGCCCAGCGGAACGGCCGCAGGCTGCGGGAGCGGCTGGGTAGGGCGGGTAACCGATGA
- a CDS encoding CpaF family protein encodes MSLTDRLTQRYPGGSDGALIARTSGPMGGSTSGGLSTSLRLRIHRELLEILGPQLYDNRTPDTVLEKKVRDTISEVLARSDSPLAVADPARISAELLDEILGHGPVEPLLRDPDVTEIMVNGPDQIFVERFGRIHQVDASFVDEHHLRRVIDRIVSRVGRRVDESSPMVDARLPDGSRVNVVLPPVALDGPTLTIRKFAREAFSADDLVGFGTLTPEVAQLLYACVRARLDVVISGGTGSGKTTTLNVLSSFLPPEERIVTIEDAAELQLRQNHVLRLESRPPNIEGRGEITIRDLVRNALRMRPDRIVIGEVRDGAALDLLQAMNTGHNGSLTTVHANSPRDSISRLETMCLMAGLELPIRAIREQIASAVDLVVHQSRLRDGSRRVTHVTEVLGMEGDVVTMQDLFVFDHRAGHDESGRHLGGLRSTGLRPRLLDALADAGVSVPTGLFGGRPW; translated from the coding sequence ATGAGCCTCACCGACCGGCTGACCCAGCGCTACCCGGGCGGCAGCGACGGCGCCCTGATCGCCCGCACCTCCGGCCCGATGGGCGGGTCCACCAGCGGCGGGCTGAGCACCTCGCTACGCCTGCGGATCCATCGGGAACTGCTGGAGATCCTGGGCCCGCAGCTGTACGACAACCGCACTCCGGACACCGTTCTCGAGAAGAAGGTCCGCGACACGATCAGCGAGGTCCTGGCCCGCAGCGACTCGCCGCTGGCCGTCGCGGATCCGGCGCGGATCTCGGCCGAACTGCTCGACGAGATCCTCGGCCACGGCCCGGTGGAGCCGCTGCTGCGCGACCCCGACGTCACCGAGATCATGGTGAACGGCCCCGACCAGATCTTCGTGGAACGCTTCGGGCGCATCCACCAGGTCGACGCATCGTTCGTGGACGAGCACCACCTGCGCCGGGTCATCGACCGGATCGTCTCGCGGGTCGGCCGCCGGGTCGACGAGTCGAGTCCGATGGTGGACGCCCGACTGCCCGACGGAAGCCGGGTGAACGTCGTCCTGCCGCCCGTGGCGCTGGACGGGCCGACGCTGACCATCCGCAAGTTCGCCCGCGAGGCCTTCAGCGCGGACGACCTGGTCGGCTTCGGCACGCTCACCCCCGAGGTGGCGCAGCTGCTGTACGCCTGCGTCCGCGCCCGCCTCGACGTCGTGATCAGCGGAGGTACCGGCTCCGGCAAGACCACGACGCTCAACGTGCTCTCCAGCTTCCTGCCTCCCGAGGAGCGGATCGTCACGATCGAGGACGCGGCGGAACTCCAGCTACGCCAGAACCACGTCCTGCGACTGGAGTCGAGACCGCCGAACATCGAGGGCCGCGGGGAGATCACGATCCGGGACCTGGTCCGCAACGCGCTGCGGATGCGCCCGGATCGGATCGTCATCGGCGAGGTCCGCGACGGTGCCGCGCTCGACCTGCTCCAAGCGATGAACACCGGGCACAACGGTTCGCTGACCACGGTGCACGCCAACAGCCCCCGCGATTCGATCTCCCGCCTCGAGACCATGTGCCTCATGGCCGGTCTGGAGCTGCCGATCCGCGCGATCCGGGAGCAGATCGCCTCGGCGGTGGACCTCGTGGTGCACCAGAGCCGGCTGCGGGACGGCAGCCGGCGGGTCACGCACGTGACCGAGGTGCTCGGCATGGAGGGCGACGTGGTGACCATGCAGGACCTCTTCGTCTTCGACCACCGGGCCGGGCACGACGAGAGCGGCCGGCACCTCGGCGGGTTGCGTTCGACGGGGCTGCGCCCTCGCCTGCTCGACGCCCTCGCCGACGCCGGGGTCTCGGTACCCACCGGACTGTTCGGCGGTCGGCCATGGTGA
- a CDS encoding type II secretion system F family protein yields the protein MVIRRVGLVVLAALAALLGTGVPALADRSLAVTVLDVTPGQVQLVADVFGAPAGQTPPVTVAQDGRLLPSSMQAADPADPPARAVVVVLDTGAAMAGPRLPAARDGVLAFAERLPADVAVGLVTAAEKPTVLLRPSRDRNALRTALSGVRASGETAIYGGLRTAAEAAKAVPDRRLLVVTAGRNTTGDPAPVVRDLSAVGDRVDLVSVQAPSTGLAELRQLVTATGGTVRPAERADAVGAALRATADTVPLRFTITVDVPAELAGTAGNLTVTVGTGAGITRTSVPVQFVSSAPSPAAADPLLSAAPLRRPQLIAVLVFGVLLVSTLLVLSGLTGSTRQRRLRQVEQFRMPTASGARTPGAPQARPRPRGGVAGTVLALSDRIAQTRGGDERIAQDLERAGITLRPREWIAARAGATLAGALLLGLLGGVLGALLGAALGWLAAGLYRRVREMRRRQAFADQLPDTLQLVVGSLRSGFSLAQAIDGVVQDAPPGPLTVELGRAMAEVRLGSDLDDALDRVAQRVENDDLAWAVMAIRIQRDTGGNLAEVLETTVETLRERDRLRRHVRALSAEGRLSAYVLIALPIVLGIWMLLTRRDYLSALWTTSIGLTMLIGALLLMVVGIFWMARWIKVEV from the coding sequence ATGGTGATCCGCCGCGTCGGACTCGTCGTGCTGGCCGCCCTGGCTGCCCTGCTCGGCACCGGCGTTCCGGCCCTGGCCGACCGGAGTCTGGCCGTGACGGTGCTGGACGTGACGCCGGGCCAGGTGCAGCTCGTCGCCGACGTGTTCGGCGCGCCCGCCGGGCAGACCCCGCCGGTCACCGTCGCGCAGGACGGTCGGCTGCTGCCGTCGAGCATGCAGGCGGCCGACCCCGCGGACCCGCCGGCACGTGCGGTCGTCGTGGTGCTCGACACGGGTGCTGCCATGGCGGGCCCTCGCCTGCCGGCCGCGCGGGACGGGGTGCTCGCCTTCGCCGAGCGGCTCCCCGCGGACGTGGCGGTCGGTCTGGTGACGGCGGCCGAGAAGCCCACGGTGCTGCTCCGCCCGAGCCGGGACCGGAACGCGCTGCGGACGGCCCTGTCCGGGGTCCGTGCCAGCGGGGAGACCGCCATCTACGGCGGGCTGCGGACGGCCGCCGAGGCGGCGAAGGCGGTTCCGGACCGGCGACTGCTGGTCGTGACAGCCGGGCGCAACACCACCGGCGACCCGGCCCCGGTGGTCCGGGACCTCAGCGCCGTCGGGGACCGGGTCGATCTGGTGTCCGTCCAGGCGCCCTCCACCGGGCTGGCCGAGCTGCGTCAGCTCGTCACCGCCACCGGCGGCACCGTCCGGCCCGCGGAGCGGGCCGACGCGGTGGGCGCAGCCCTCCGCGCCACCGCCGACACCGTCCCGCTCCGCTTCACCATCACCGTGGACGTCCCAGCGGAGCTGGCCGGGACGGCCGGAAACCTGACCGTGACCGTCGGCACGGGCGCGGGGATCACCCGCACGTCGGTGCCGGTCCAGTTCGTGTCCTCCGCTCCGTCACCGGCCGCGGCCGACCCGCTGCTCTCCGCCGCGCCGTTGCGCCGGCCGCAGCTGATCGCCGTGCTGGTGTTCGGGGTGCTCCTGGTGTCGACGCTGCTCGTCCTCTCCGGGCTGACCGGGTCGACGCGGCAGCGGCGGCTCCGGCAGGTGGAGCAGTTCCGCATGCCGACCGCCTCCGGTGCGCGCACCCCGGGCGCTCCCCAGGCGCGGCCCCGGCCGAGGGGTGGCGTCGCCGGCACCGTGCTGGCTCTCTCCGACCGGATCGCGCAGACGCGCGGCGGCGACGAGCGGATCGCCCAGGATCTGGAGCGCGCCGGCATCACCCTTCGTCCGCGGGAGTGGATTGCGGCGCGCGCGGGGGCGACGCTGGCCGGCGCGCTCCTGCTCGGGCTGCTCGGCGGAGTGCTCGGCGCGTTGCTCGGGGCGGCGCTGGGCTGGCTGGCCGCGGGTCTCTACCGCCGGGTGCGCGAGATGCGGCGCCGCCAGGCCTTCGCCGACCAGCTCCCGGACACGCTTCAGCTGGTGGTCGGCTCGCTGCGGTCCGGCTTCTCGTTGGCGCAGGCGATCGACGGGGTGGTTCAGGATGCGCCACCGGGGCCGCTCACCGTGGAACTCGGCCGGGCCATGGCCGAGGTCCGCCTCGGATCCGATCTGGACGACGCGTTGGACCGGGTGGCGCAGCGGGTGGAGAACGACGACCTCGCCTGGGCGGTGATGGCGATCCGCATCCAACGCGACACCGGCGGCAACCTGGCCGAGGTCCTCGAAACCACCGTGGAGACGCTGCGCGAGCGCGACCGGCTGCGTCGGCACGTGCGCGCGCTCTCCGCCGAGGGCCGACTGTCGGCGTACGTGCTGATCGCGCTGCCCATCGTGCTGGGGATCTGGATGCTGCTGACCCGGCGCGACTACCTGAGTGCGCTGTGGACCACCTCGATCGGGCTGACGATGCTGATCGGCGCCCTGCTGCTGATGGTGGTCGGCATCTTCTGGATGGCGCGCTGGATCAAGGTCGAGGTGTGA